A region of Rhodamnia argentea isolate NSW1041297 chromosome 9, ASM2092103v1, whole genome shotgun sequence DNA encodes the following proteins:
- the LOC115756664 gene encoding protein TIC 20-I, chloroplastic-like produces MLLSGCTSLLGCRVTNPASKPTVPSNSVISRSPALHTKATLSSIRSSWRPHLEFKQWSNKCLRYQNISSASTTLVRGDNDDLSFSLPIIPRRRPCRAPRASKDVPYSFRYPPMTKKPRWWWRTLACLPYLMPLHETWMYAETAYHLHPFLEDFEFLTYPFLGAIGRLPSWFLMAYFFVAYLGVVRRKEWPHFFRFHVVMGMLLEIALQVIGTVSRWMPLAVYWGKVGMHFWTAVAFAYLFTVLECIRCALAGMYADVPFVCDAAYIQIPYD; encoded by the exons ATGTTATTAAGTGGATGCACCTCGCTATTGGGGTGTAGGGTCACAAATCCTGCCTCTAAGCCCACGGTGCCTAGTAACTCGGTTATTTCTCGTAGTCCTGCCTTGCATACCAAGGCCACTTTGTCGAGCATCAGGAGTTCATGGAGACCTCATCTGGAGTTTAAGCAATGGTCCAACAAAT GTTTGCGGTACCAGAACATATCCTCGGCATCCACCACTCTTGTTAGAGGAGACAATGATGACCTGTCATTCTCGCTCCCAATTATTCCCAGGCGGAGACCTTGCAGGGCCCCGCGAGCATCCAAGGATGTACCATACAGTTTCCGGTACCCTCCTATGACCAAGAAGccgaggtggtggtggagaaCCTTAGCGTGTCTCCCTTACTTGATGCCTCTCCATGAGACCTGGATGTATGCCGAGACGGCTTATCATCTTCACCCCTTCTTAGaagattttgagtttttgacatACCCATTCCTCGGGGCCATCGGGAGGCTGCCGAGCTGGTTTCTAATGGCTTACTTTTTCGTTGCCTACTTGGGGGTAGTGAGGCGGAAGGAGTGGCCACACTTCTTCAGGTTCCATGTGGTGATGGGCATGCTGTTGGAAATAGCCCTGCAGGTCATAGGGACAGTGAGCCGCTGGATGCCGCTTGCGGTCTACTGGGGAAAAGTGGGGATGCATTTCTGGACGGCCGTGGCATTCGCCTACCTGTTTACCGTGTTGGAGTGCATAAGATGCGCCCTTGCAGGCATGTACGCTGACGTCCCGTTTGTGTGTGATGCTGCATATATCCAGATTCCATATGACTAA
- the LOC115756686 gene encoding protein argonaute 2-like: MDRSGNRGSGRGYRRGHRRGRGGRGDGSPSWAEADARRPGYDASLYPEAVAVRPQFNLVPEFNQVSLGNEDKACPVRRPSNGGSLAARPVNLLVNHFRVTFNPETMIRHYDVDIKAEAPVRHRHPARLSKDTLSQIKQKLFSDNPTQFPLSRTAYDGEKNIFSTIQLPCGTYNVKIGSGREDSEDSSFQCSITLVNEFNLLKLRDYLAGGLVSIPRDILQVMDLVMKENPARHMMSVGRHFYPPEYHKTDDLKCGVAAFRGFQHSLKPTCQGLALCLDCSVMAFRKRMPVIDFLVEHISGFSIGQFARYRREVEQALKGVKVTVNHRRTKQKYTVEGLTKETTRSISFSSESPEGKTSKVNLVNYFQEKYGIDIKHKDIPCLDLSKSNKKQYVPLELCELVEGQRYPKEKLERDASTSLKKISMPPPHSRKKSICDIMRSNIGPCGDVSRNFGIEVDMNMTKVVGRVIGPPELKLATLDGKMMKIEVDKVKCQWNLMGKAVVDGKTIERWVIVDFSASDRNRWLNPGPFIQKLISKCRSLRIRMEEPLFYQRAAMNVFSDVAKLTELLEYVARRACDGGRRPPQFLLCVMSGKDPGYKQLKWICETQVGLVTQCCLSANANNANDQYLTNLALKINAKLGGSNTELSNPLPHINDEGHVMLLGADVNHPTSRDTKSPSFAAVVGTVNWPAANRYAARVRPQHHRQEKIVDIGEMCLQLVETYARLNGVRPGKLILFRDGVSESQFDMVLNEELRELKKAFAEKDYNPTITILVAQKRHQTRLFLERDAINGPGNVPPGTVVDTTVVHPSELSFYLCSHYGSLGTSKSTYYHVLWDEHGFSYDHLEELTYSLCFTSARCTKPVSLVVPVYYADLAAFRGRLYHEAATEHPPGSTEERFYDKLHTDVENKMFFI; this comes from the exons ATGGACAGAAGTGGAAACCGAGGGAGTGGACGCGGCTATAGACGAGGCCACCGGCGTGGAAGGGGTGGTCGTGGAGATGGGAGTCCGTCATGGGCCGAGGCCGATGCTCGTCGTCCTGGATATGATGCCTCACTGTATCCAGAGGCCGTTGCTGTCCGGCCGCAGTTTAACCTCGTGCCTGAGTTTAATCAGGTTTCCCTAGGAAATGAGGATAAGGCTTGCCCCGTCCGACGCCCCAGCAATGGTGGCTCGTTGGCTGCTCGACCTGTCAATCTTCTGGTCAACCACTTTCGCGTCACCTTCAATCCCGAAACCATGATAAGGCACTACGATGTCGACATCAAGGCCGAGGCACCTGTGAGGCACCGCCATCCCGCAAGACTATCAAAAGACACCCTATCTCAGATCAAGCAGAAGTTATTCTCTGACAACCCCACACAATTCCCTTTATCCAGGACCGCTTACGATGGCGAGAAGAACATCTTTAGTACGATTCAGCTGCCTTGCGGGACGTACAATGTGAAGATAGGTTCCGGCAGAGAAGACAGCGAGGACTCCTCATTCCAATGCTCCATCACGCTCGTGAACGAGTTCAACCTCCTTAAGTTGAGAGATTACTTGGCGGGAGGTTTGGTGTCGATCCCGAGGGACATATTGCAGGTCATGGATCTGGTGATGAAGGAGAACCCTGCGAGGCACATGATGTCGGTCGGACGGCACTTCTATCCCCCTGAGTATCACAAGACGGACGACTTAAAGTGCGGCGTCGCAGCATTTAGGGGGTTCCAACACAGCTTGAAGCCGACCTGCCAGGGACTCGCGTTGTGCCTTGATTGCTCGGTCATGGCCTTCCGAAAGAGGATGCCGGTCATCGATTTCCTCGTGGAGCATATAAGTGGATTCAGCATCGGCCAGTTTGCCAGGTACAGGAGGGAAGTCGAGCAGGCGTTGAAGGGGGTGAAGGTCACAGTGAACCACCGGAGGACCAAACAAAAGTACACGGTCGAGGGGCTGACCAAGGAGACGACGCGCTCGATATCTTTCAGCAGCGAGAGCCCCGAGGGAAAGACGAGTAAGGTCAATCTGGTGAACTACTTCCAGGAGAAGTACGGAATCGACATCAAGCACAAGGACATTCCTTGCTTGGATTTGAGCAAGAGCAACAAGAAGCAGTACGTGCCGCTGGAGCTGTGCGAGTTGGTCGAGGGGCAGAGGTACCCGAAGGAGAAATTGGAGCGAGATGCCTCGACCTCGCTGAAGAAAATCTCCATGCCTCCCCCACATAGCAGAAAGAAGTCCATCTGCGACATTATGAGGTCGAACATCGGACCTTGCGG AGACGTCAGCCGGAACTTTGGAATCGAAGTCGACATGAACATGACGAAAGTTGTGGGACGTGTCATCGGACCTCCCGAGTTAAAGCTGGCGACTCTGGATGGCAAGATGATGAAGATAGAGGTTGATAAAGTCAAATGCCAATGGAATCTGATGGGGAAAGCAGTCGTGGATGGGAAGACGATCGAGCGGTGGGTCATTGTCGACTTCAGCGCGTCGGACCGAAATCGATGGCTCAACCCTGGGCCGTTTATCCAAAAGCTTATTAGCAAATGCAGAAGCTTGAGGATTCGAATGGAAGAACCACTCTTTTATCAACGTGCGGCAATGAACGTGTTCTCCGACGTGGCTAAATTGACTGAGCTGCTAGAGTATGTCGCCCGTCGCGCTTGCGATGGCGGGAGACGTCCTCCTCAGTTCCTCCTTTGCGTCATGTCTGGGAAGGACCCCGGCTACAAGCAACTCAAATGGATCTGCGAGACTCAAGTCGGGTTGGTCACTCAGTGTTGCCTTTCTGCGAATGCCAATAATGCGAACGATCAATATCTAACAAATCTGGCCCTCAAGATCAATGCCAAGCTGGGGGGCAGCAACACGGAGCTATCCAATCCATTGCCGCACATCAATGACGAGGGGCATGTCATGTTGCTTGGCGCCGATGTCAACCATCCCACATCTCGCGACACGAAGAGTCCGTCCTTTGCTGCAGTAGTCGGAACCGTCAACTGGCCCGCTGCCAATCGCTACGCTGCAAGGGTGCGACCTCAGCACCACCGGCAAGAAAAGATTGTCGACATCGGGGAGATGTGTCTGCAGCTCGTTGAGACATATGCCCGTCTGAATGGAGTTAGGCCTGGGAAGCTCATATTGTTCCGCGATGGGGTGAGCGAAAGCCAATTCGATATGGTTCTGAACGAGGAATTGAGGGAACTGAAGAAGGCTTTCGCCGAGAAAGATTACAACCCGACCATCACGATCCTAGTGGCGCAGAAGCGGCACCAAACTCGTCTTTTCCTGGAGAGAGATGCCATTAACGGCCCAGGCAACGTGCCACCAGGGACGGTAGTGGACACAACAGTAGTTCATCCTTCTGAATTGAGCTTCTATCTGTGCAGCCACTACGGCAGCCTCGGGACGAGCAAGTCGACCTATTACCATGTGCTCTGGGACGAGCACGGGTTCAGCTATGACCACTTGGAGGAGTTGACTTACAGCTTATGCTTCACCTCTGCTCGGTGCACCAAACCAGTGTCCCTGGTCGTGCCGGTGTACTATGCTGATCTTGCCGCCTTCAGGGGAAGGTTGTATCATGAAGCGGCGACGGAGCATCCTCCCGGTTCAACTGAAGAGCGATTCTACGACAAGCTGCACACTGACGTGGAGAACAAGATGTTCTTCATTTGA